The proteins below are encoded in one region of Pseudomonadota bacterium:
- a CDS encoding EndoU domain-containing protein, with product MQLKKLALGLGALVLVALGVNPDQAQKLVRLLDSGTQTQVQATGPALTSSVVSGSKWSDTAPAINLHHVFDGEINRSGKPTGYHARPGGSDPAGARVVSVRDGPNRHGVYTATIAVRDGDRWKEKFSSFFPDDLSRQEVVSIILHAFENSENPRAQPWRGPSGLGFDVQGYTLRDGDINTAFPVYQR from the coding sequence ATGCAACTGAAGAAACTGGCCCTCGGCCTCGGCGCGCTCGTGCTGGTGGCGCTCGGCGTCAACCCCGACCAGGCGCAAAAGCTGGTGAGGCTGCTCGACTCGGGCACGCAGACACAGGTGCAAGCCACCGGCCCGGCGCTCACGTCGAGCGTCGTCTCCGGGTCGAAGTGGTCCGACACCGCACCCGCGATCAACCTGCACCACGTGTTCGACGGCGAGATCAACCGCAGCGGCAAGCCGACCGGTTACCACGCGCGTCCGGGCGGCAGCGACCCCGCGGGTGCGCGCGTGGTCTCGGTGCGCGACGGCCCCAACCGGCACGGCGTCTACACCGCGACCATCGCGGTGCGCGACGGCGACCGGTGGAAGGAAAAGTTCTCGAGCTTTTTCCCCGACGACCTGAGCCGACAGGAGGTCGTGTCGATCATCCTGCACGCTTTCGAAAACAGCGAGAATCCGCGGGCGCAACCCTGGCGAGGTCCCTCGGGCCTCGGCTTCGATGTCCAGGGCTACACCTTGCGCGACGGTGATATCAACACCGCCTTTCCGGTGTATCAGCGGTGA
- a CDS encoding PA0069 family radical SAM protein yields MSRATSQPITGRGALSNPDGRYETRTHHAVDDGWFTDRSRPTATRWRDETARRIISRNASPDVHFDRSVNPYRGCEHGCVYCFARPTHAFLGHSPGLDFEQLLYAKRNAASVLERELANPRYQVAPLALGVNTDAYQPLERTLKVTRQILHVLVETRHPVYLITKSSLIERDIDLLQDLARDNLVSAAISITTEDTELSRRMEPRTASPARRFRTLATLADAGIPTRLSLSPVIPALNESEIESIVMRAARAGAMAAHYGLLRLPHELRALFPEWLRAHYPLRAERVLKAIRSVRPSSETGLNDARFGHRQTGEGPRAQLIQDRFDAACKRAGIAHNSRMPALNCRAFTAPQSMRQLALFGS; encoded by the coding sequence GTGTCCAGAGCCACTTCCCAGCCCATCACCGGTCGGGGCGCACTCTCCAACCCCGACGGGCGTTACGAGACGCGCACGCACCACGCCGTCGACGATGGCTGGTTCACCGACCGCTCACGCCCCACCGCCACCCGGTGGCGCGACGAGACTGCCCGCCGCATCATCTCACGCAACGCCTCGCCTGATGTCCATTTCGACCGCTCGGTCAACCCTTACCGGGGGTGCGAGCACGGTTGCGTCTACTGCTTTGCGCGGCCAACACACGCGTTTCTCGGCCATTCCCCCGGGCTCGACTTCGAGCAACTGCTGTACGCCAAGCGCAATGCCGCGAGCGTGCTCGAGCGCGAACTGGCCAACCCGCGCTACCAGGTGGCACCGCTCGCCCTCGGCGTGAACACCGACGCCTACCAACCGCTCGAGCGCACACTCAAGGTCACCCGCCAGATTCTCCACGTGTTGGTGGAGACGCGACACCCGGTCTACCTGATCACCAAATCGTCGCTGATCGAGCGCGATATCGACCTGCTGCAGGACCTCGCTCGCGACAATCTGGTCTCTGCCGCCATCAGCATCACCACGGAGGACACCGAGCTCTCGCGCCGCATGGAGCCAAGAACCGCAAGTCCGGCACGGCGGTTTCGCACACTGGCCACCTTGGCCGACGCCGGCATACCCACCCGATTGAGCCTGTCGCCGGTCATTCCGGCGCTCAACGAATCGGAAATCGAGTCGATCGTGATGCGCGCCGCCCGCGCCGGGGCGATGGCCGCACACTACGGCCTGCTGAGACTGCCACACGAATTGCGCGCGCTGTTCCCCGAATGGCTTCGCGCTCACTACCCGCTGCGCGCCGAGCGCGTGCTCAAGGCGATTCGGTCCGTGCGGCCGAGCAGTGAAACCGGCCTGAACGACGCCCGCTTCGGCCACCGCCAGACCGGAGAAGGCCCGCGTGCACAGTTGATTCAGGACCGCTTCGACGCCGCCTGCAAACGGGCGGGTATCGCGCACAACAGCCGGATGCCCGCGCTCAACTGCCGTGCCTTCACCGCGCCGCAGTCGATGCGGCAGCTCGCGTTGTTCGGCAGCTGA
- a CDS encoding MFS transporter, which produces MARALTRTVFTLSVCQGLMTSTNALVVACAALVGVALADDPMLATLPAALKHIATMACAAPASFFMARWGRKRGFLLAAVLGVLGGVIAYIGIVDRHFWLFCLGTALFGLHNGFGNFYRFAAVESVVADARNRAISYVLAGGIVAAFLGPNIAALTRESIAGAEFAGSFLVVTVTYLLIGLAVSTLGHGGRASTESSRGGRRFAELWQAPAMRLAVLSATVGFAMMVLLMTATPLAMKAAGFAFTEIAWVIQAHVVAMFLPSFFTGRLTDRFGVHRVIAAGALIGLGGVVTALTGEGFWQYWLALVLLGVSWNFLYVGGTSLLTTCYAPEEKATVQGVNDLIVFSSVACCALAAGALHVLLGWQSMLWLAVPAYVCVLWVLSRAQPAARLQPS; this is translated from the coding sequence ATGGCCCGTGCGCTGACCCGCACCGTGTTTACCTTGTCCGTCTGTCAGGGACTGATGACCAGCACCAACGCGCTGGTGGTGGCCTGTGCGGCCCTGGTGGGCGTGGCGCTGGCAGATGACCCCATGCTCGCCACCCTGCCGGCCGCGCTCAAGCACATTGCCACGATGGCGTGCGCTGCACCGGCGTCGTTCTTCATGGCGCGCTGGGGGCGCAAGCGTGGCTTTCTGCTCGCGGCGGTGCTGGGTGTGCTCGGCGGTGTGATTGCCTACATCGGCATTGTCGACCGGCATTTCTGGCTGTTCTGTCTCGGCACGGCGCTGTTCGGATTGCACAACGGTTTCGGCAATTTCTACCGGTTTGCGGCGGTCGAGTCCGTGGTCGCCGATGCCCGCAACCGCGCCATTTCCTATGTGTTGGCCGGCGGCATAGTGGCGGCTTTTCTCGGTCCGAATATCGCAGCCCTGACCCGAGAGTCCATCGCCGGCGCCGAGTTTGCAGGCAGCTTTCTGGTTGTCACCGTCACCTATTTGCTGATCGGACTGGCCGTGTCGACACTTGGACACGGCGGTCGTGCCAGCACCGAGAGCAGCCGGGGGGGGCGTCGATTCGCCGAACTCTGGCAAGCACCGGCGATGCGGCTGGCCGTGCTGTCGGCAACGGTGGGTTTTGCCATGATGGTTCTGCTCATGACCGCGACGCCGCTCGCCATGAAGGCGGCCGGGTTCGCGTTCACCGAGATTGCGTGGGTGATTCAGGCGCACGTCGTGGCGATGTTTCTGCCGTCGTTTTTCACCGGCCGGTTGACGGATCGATTCGGCGTGCACCGCGTGATCGCCGCGGGTGCCCTCATCGGCCTCGGCGGTGTGGTGACCGCGCTGACCGGGGAGGGCTTCTGGCAGTACTGGCTCGCGCTGGTGCTGCTCGGTGTCAGCTGGAACTTTCTGTACGTCGGCGGCACCAGCCTCCTGACCACCTGTTATGCACCGGAAGAGAAGGCCACCGTGCAGGGGGTCAATGACCTGATCGTGTTCAGTTCGGTCGCGTGTTGTGCGCTTGCGGCCGGTGCCTTGCACGTGTTGCTCGGCTGGCAAAGCATGCTCTGGCTCGCTGTGCCGGCCTACGTTTGCGTGCTCTGGGTGCTGTCACGCGCACAACCGGCCGCACGCCTGCAACCGTCCTGA
- a CDS encoding tandem-95 repeat protein has product MIERLVDPRTWTVLLLTVTLQACSWVDGTGKQTNTTPEIQLDQPVRVYTEGDTARIPVSDDDTVSARFTLTGSGPSVAGACAEQFLPAESAADLAAACVGYITAEQCSVAFAQDATNPNEFVASIPALTRSVAQRYLIEVQDQTGAEDVREVDLCMVAVNTAPIAQADTAYQVVYNGTLERTDQRYDEACNVVSGDGVLANDTDDFDAGSASNTGPDCLHAELVETPYPGFALNPLGGFSFRSDGTVGPGGRHTFSYRATDGELTSAVTTVSILVTGQNNPPSLPAVITVQGRENTAVGIDVLSRATDESDSLSIRSVTDPANGTVVTNNDGTLRYTPNLDFIGSDSFIVTISDPAGETASTEVRVDVAEVNDAPTASNPGGQRFTYSGNPTSVPVRELTLTVSDQETPASALQARVSSSDSSVATVRVGGGITAAGQLGLLIQPVRDGTVTLSVTVTDQALSGALPAQSTRVEFTVRIDGINRVPVAVDDRFDVVTGQSTSLDVLANDDDPDGDSLLVNRIVSGPTFGSARVEGNAVVFSSGVGRVGASTLVYEVSDGRGGTDTATVVITVNPPPNQPPTATDDAITLASGASGAVSVADNATDPDGDTLSYTITSAGGLPSATVNAAGLVSVTAPTVAVLSTFNVGYSVDDGRGGTAAATVVVTVNPPPP; this is encoded by the coding sequence ATGATTGAACGGTTGGTGGACCCGCGCACGTGGACGGTGCTGTTGCTCACCGTCACGCTCCAGGCCTGCTCGTGGGTCGACGGCACCGGCAAGCAGACCAACACCACGCCCGAGATCCAGCTGGATCAACCCGTGCGCGTGTACACCGAAGGCGACACCGCCCGTATCCCGGTCAGCGACGACGACACGGTGTCAGCCCGCTTCACCCTGACCGGATCGGGGCCGTCCGTCGCGGGCGCCTGCGCCGAACAGTTCCTGCCGGCCGAGAGCGCCGCCGACCTTGCGGCAGCCTGCGTCGGTTACATCACGGCCGAGCAATGCTCCGTTGCCTTCGCGCAGGACGCCACCAACCCGAACGAGTTCGTCGCCTCGATCCCGGCACTCACGCGGTCCGTGGCGCAGCGCTACCTCATTGAAGTCCAGGACCAGACCGGCGCCGAAGACGTGCGCGAAGTCGACCTGTGCATGGTGGCGGTCAACACCGCGCCGATCGCACAAGCTGACACGGCCTACCAAGTGGTCTACAACGGCACGCTCGAACGCACCGACCAACGCTACGACGAGGCCTGCAACGTGGTTTCCGGCGACGGCGTGCTCGCTAACGACACCGACGATTTCGACGCTGGCAGCGCCAGCAACACTGGGCCCGATTGCCTGCACGCCGAACTCGTCGAAACACCCTATCCGGGGTTCGCCTTGAACCCCTTGGGCGGCTTCAGCTTCCGCTCAGACGGCACCGTCGGTCCAGGCGGGCGCCACACCTTCAGCTACCGGGCCACCGACGGCGAACTGACGTCCGCGGTGACGACCGTGAGCATCCTCGTCACCGGCCAAAACAACCCGCCGAGCTTGCCCGCGGTGATCACGGTGCAGGGGCGTGAGAACACCGCGGTGGGCATCGACGTGCTGTCGCGCGCGACCGACGAATCGGACTCACTGTCGATCCGCTCCGTGACCGACCCGGCCAACGGCACCGTCGTCACCAACAACGACGGCACGCTGCGCTACACGCCCAACCTCGATTTCATCGGCAGCGACAGTTTCATCGTCACCATCTCGGATCCCGCTGGCGAAACGGCCAGCACAGAGGTGCGCGTCGACGTCGCCGAAGTCAACGACGCACCGACGGCGTCCAACCCGGGAGGGCAACGGTTCACCTACAGCGGCAACCCGACGAGCGTGCCGGTGCGCGAGCTGACACTGACAGTTTCGGATCAGGAAACGCCGGCCAGCGCCTTGCAAGCGCGCGTGTCGAGCAGCGACAGTTCAGTCGCCACGGTCCGCGTCGGGGGCGGCATCACCGCGGCCGGGCAACTGGGTCTGCTGATTCAGCCGGTCCGCGACGGCACGGTGACCCTGTCGGTGACAGTGACGGACCAGGCGCTGAGCGGTGCCTTGCCCGCACAGTCGACCCGCGTCGAGTTCACCGTGCGCATCGACGGCATCAACCGGGTCCCGGTGGCCGTTGACGACCGTTTCGACGTGGTGACCGGCCAGTCGACGTCACTCGATGTGCTCGCGAATGACGACGATCCCGACGGCGACAGCCTGCTTGTAAACCGCATCGTCTCCGGACCGACCTTTGGCAGCGCCCGCGTCGAGGGCAACGCGGTCGTCTTCAGTTCCGGTGTCGGGCGGGTCGGCGCTTCGACGCTGGTGTACGAGGTGTCCGATGGCCGCGGTGGCACGGACACGGCCACCGTGGTGATCACGGTGAACCCGCCGCCGAACCAGCCGCCCACCGCCACTGACGACGCCATCACGCTCGCCAGCGGTGCCAGCGGCGCGGTCAGCGTCGCCGACAACGCGACCGACCCCGACGGCGACACGCTCAGCTACACGATCACCAGCGCCGGCGGCCTGCCGAGCGCCACGGTCAACGCCGCCGGACTCGTCAGCGTCACCGCACCGACCGTCGCCGTGCTCAGCACCTTCAACGTCGGCTACAGCGTCGACGACGGCCGCGGCGGCACCGCAGCAGCCACCGTGGTCGTCACCGTCAACCCGCCGCCGCCCTGA